A stretch of the Chitinophaga sp. Cy-1792 genome encodes the following:
- a CDS encoding phosphocholine-specific phospholipase C, which produces MDTRRDFIRKAALLSGAAGVWNAMPGSIQRAMAINPPPGSTWLDAEHVVILMQENRSFDHCYGSLQGVRGYNDPRAINLPNKNLVWLQSNEKGETFAPFRLDIKNTKATWMSSLPHSWANQVDARNHGKYDKWLLVKQSGNKDWAPMPLTMGFYDRRDIPFYYAMADAFTVCDQNFCSSLTGTTPNRLYLWSGTLRDSQNPAAKANVWNEDVDYGAEAHWNTFPERMQDNGISWKIYQNEISAANLEGEKDGLLANFTDNPIEWFAAFNVRYAEGYRKYVQTAIPAITEELKTKKEKLSTLTADTADYKKLASQIDRGEKYLTQLKSDAEKYTPENFAKLSKREQELHQRAFTVNSNDPHYHELETLEYKDGSETRKVSVPKGDILHQFRADVNGGKLPTVSYLVAPGEFSDHPGSPWYGAWYVSEVLDILTKQEEVWKKTIFVLCYDENDGYFDHVPPFTAPHKPGTGKVSAGIDTALEYVSLEEEKQKKHVGKDSLRESPIGLGYRVPLVIASPWSRGGYVNSEICDHTSITQLLENFLSHKTGKTIRESNISSYRRTICGDLSSVFRPYNGEQVSLPFEERNEVMESIFNAKFKKLPDNFKALTAEEIAQINATPQQSSWMPQQEKGTRPSCALPYELYTHGKLSADKRSFEISFAAAKDVFGAKAMGAPFNVYAPGNYVQADTQQMGPMRAWSYAVKAGDKIADSWPLQEFEGGGYQLRLYGANGYYREFEGNASDPQVSLECGYEKQKGIKSKLTGNVALQVVNNESHPVTITATDMSYGKGSKKITVPAKGKSTLLIDLSKNHGWYDVRVSVDGSAAFAQRYAGRVETGANSISDPFMGRVI; this is translated from the coding sequence ATGGATACTAGAAGAGACTTTATCAGAAAAGCGGCCCTGCTTTCCGGTGCAGCCGGTGTATGGAATGCTATGCCTGGCTCTATTCAGCGCGCTATGGCCATTAATCCTCCTCCAGGCAGCACCTGGCTGGATGCGGAACATGTCGTTATCCTGATGCAGGAAAACAGGTCGTTCGACCATTGTTATGGCTCCCTGCAAGGTGTGCGTGGTTATAACGACCCTCGCGCCATCAACCTGCCAAACAAGAACCTGGTTTGGTTACAATCAAATGAAAAGGGTGAAACCTTTGCACCTTTCAGGCTGGATATCAAGAACACCAAAGCCACCTGGATGAGTAGCCTGCCGCACTCGTGGGCCAACCAGGTAGATGCACGCAATCATGGTAAATACGATAAATGGCTGCTGGTAAAGCAGTCTGGCAATAAAGACTGGGCGCCAATGCCCCTGACCATGGGCTTTTACGACAGGAGAGATATCCCTTTCTATTATGCTATGGCAGATGCCTTCACTGTTTGTGACCAGAATTTCTGTTCTTCCCTGACAGGTACTACCCCTAACCGCCTGTACCTCTGGTCAGGCACCCTTCGTGATTCCCAGAATCCTGCCGCCAAAGCCAATGTATGGAATGAAGATGTAGACTATGGCGCAGAAGCACACTGGAATACTTTCCCTGAACGTATGCAGGACAATGGCATCTCCTGGAAAATATACCAGAACGAAATCAGTGCCGCTAACCTGGAAGGTGAGAAAGACGGACTGCTGGCCAATTTTACAGACAACCCTATAGAATGGTTCGCCGCCTTTAATGTGCGCTATGCAGAAGGCTACCGGAAATATGTACAGACCGCTATTCCCGCCATCACGGAAGAGCTGAAGACTAAAAAGGAAAAGCTGTCAACCTTAACAGCAGATACCGCCGACTATAAAAAATTAGCATCGCAGATAGACAGGGGTGAAAAATATCTCACCCAATTAAAATCAGATGCGGAAAAATATACACCGGAGAATTTTGCGAAGCTCTCCAAACGTGAGCAGGAGCTGCACCAGCGTGCATTTACCGTAAACAGTAATGACCCGCATTACCACGAGCTGGAAACCCTGGAATACAAAGATGGTAGCGAAACCCGCAAGGTTTCAGTGCCCAAAGGTGATATCCTGCATCAGTTCAGGGCAGATGTAAATGGTGGTAAACTGCCTACGGTTTCTTACCTGGTGGCCCCTGGTGAATTCAGCGACCATCCTGGTTCTCCGTGGTATGGCGCCTGGTATGTATCTGAAGTACTGGATATCCTAACGAAGCAGGAAGAAGTGTGGAAGAAGACCATTTTCGTTTTATGTTATGATGAGAATGACGGCTATTTCGACCATGTGCCTCCGTTTACAGCACCACATAAACCTGGTACAGGAAAGGTTTCTGCCGGTATAGATACTGCGTTGGAATATGTATCGCTGGAAGAAGAAAAACAGAAGAAACATGTAGGGAAAGATTCCCTGCGTGAGAGTCCGATAGGCCTGGGATACCGTGTGCCGCTGGTGATCGCATCACCGTGGAGCCGCGGTGGTTATGTGAATTCGGAGATTTGCGACCATACCAGTATTACGCAGCTGCTGGAAAACTTCCTGTCGCATAAAACGGGCAAGACTATACGTGAATCAAATATTTCTTCTTACAGACGTACTATCTGCGGAGATCTCAGCAGTGTATTCCGTCCTTACAACGGGGAGCAGGTGAGTTTGCCGTTTGAAGAGCGTAACGAAGTAATGGAAAGCATTTTCAATGCTAAATTCAAGAAGCTGCCTGATAACTTCAAGGCGCTGACAGCGGAAGAAATTGCGCAAATCAATGCGACACCGCAACAGTCGTCATGGATGCCGCAGCAGGAGAAGGGTACACGTCCTTCCTGTGCATTGCCATATGAACTGTATACGCATGGTAAACTCAGTGCTGATAAGCGTTCCTTTGAGATTAGTTTTGCGGCTGCGAAAGATGTATTCGGAGCTAAAGCGATGGGTGCACCTTTCAACGTATATGCACCAGGAAATTATGTGCAGGCAGATACGCAGCAGATGGGCCCGATGCGCGCCTGGTCCTATGCAGTGAAAGCGGGCGATAAGATCGCTGACAGCTGGCCTTTGCAGGAGTTCGAAGGTGGGGGATACCAACTGCGTTTATACGGCGCCAATGGTTACTATCGCGAGTTTGAAGGTAATGCCAGCGATCCGCAGGTATCACTCGAATGCGGGTACGAAAAACAGAAAGGTATTAAAAGTAAACTGACCGGTAACGTGGCGTTGCAGGTTGTGAATAATGAAAGTCACCCTGTTACGATTACCGCTACTGATATGTCTTATGGTAAAGGCAGTAAAAAGATTACTGTGCCGGCGAAAGGCAAAAGCACGTTGCTGATCGATCTGTCTAAGAATCATGGCTGGTATGATGTGCGTGTATCCGTAGACGGTAGTGCGGCATTTGCGCAGCGTTATGCGGGCCGTGTGGAAACCGGGGCGAATAGTATCAGTGATCCTTTCATGGGAAGGGTAATATAA
- a CDS encoding DUF805 domain-containing protein: MFKNPFLFRGRIRRTEYGITVIAVFGIFVVLDWLGIADYDVSVIITIPLLWVSLAQVVKRCHDINRSGFWIFFPFFSFVLLFMDGDPRRNDYGDDPKGRGSEDLLHDFLKDVK, encoded by the coding sequence ATGTTCAAGAATCCATTTTTATTCAGGGGGCGTATCAGACGCACCGAGTACGGGATTACCGTAATTGCTGTTTTTGGGATCTTTGTAGTCCTTGATTGGCTTGGGATAGCGGATTATGATGTTTCCGTCATCATAACAATTCCGTTATTGTGGGTGTCGTTAGCACAGGTGGTGAAACGTTGTCATGATATCAATAGGTCGGGTTTCTGGATATTCTTTCCGTTTTTTAGCTTCGTTTTGCTATTTATGGATGGTGATCCAAGGAGAAATGATTATGGAGATGATCCGAAAGGAAGAGGCAGCGAAGATTTGCTGCATGATTTTCTGAAGGATGTCAAATAA
- a CDS encoding DNRLRE domain-containing protein encodes MGKLSTLLHSIALTSVGLLSAHVSRAQSFTKVITASEDTYVNSNTADDARNANYGSSTQLRFRYSQSASTSVYNLITFLKFSLKDLGLPDGTVIDSASLQGSIYFSQAGTGHMWHVLPVANNTWTETTVTWNNKPGIGPDTLSVVAKPTTAIADSTPYTAVWNGLGARVQSSLASDSLVSFAVYTRLNTAANTSMYSREWTNPMQRPQLTIYYHQGTITPPVVRQVETRKHNLNVIYFLPTDVDTVASYRQRLNGILLQTQDFYRKWMNYYGYTNETFGLRKDSDGMAKITILRGLYDKTNYPYDGGGTKIIPEVNAYFAAHPEEKSSTHTLVILPEDGYNPFYGLGNGWCFALDNPNIDTSYFATGGTSAYIGGLVHELGHGLNLPHDKEKVSEKADPTKGTALMGSGNQTYGRAATFLTAGECAILHTCEVFRTEDAISDLYGGGTASFVNFHSDYSNGNINLSGKFTTTKTVSSIVVYNDQDDDGANYDQLAWVASKVGTDSFNVSMPVAEFWKKYSTYTLRIKFVFTNGSTKDITYAYRFENNIPVIDINFGPGNRPAGISPVADTYIRNGGTADTNYGNDSSLSVKPDPNVGYKRETFLKFRLADYSGNLSNVDTVRLSMKVRGVNTNGGQTSLVAKWAAKSNWDNTDANSLTWNKWVADSSHIDSLNAGFYYGGSWMTWNLSKDSLLSHIRHGDSLLVVHIYGNFKGSDASTSDITFYSNESANLSDRPVLSLIEGSSALQSAASSTLMAQQPVMATNKDMRTGVLQVYPNPVASTLYINAGISGSAVLTNANGVYLRRVMINKGRNSNVAVGDLPAGIYYLQMEKGAYAPVKFVIAK; translated from the coding sequence ATGGGAAAACTATCGACCCTTTTGCATTCGATCGCCCTTACCTCAGTGGGCCTACTCAGCGCGCATGTCTCGCGGGCACAATCATTTACCAAAGTCATTACCGCTTCGGAAGACACCTACGTAAACAGCAACACTGCTGACGATGCCAGGAATGCCAACTACGGCAGTTCTACACAGCTTCGCTTCCGTTATTCCCAGTCCGCCAGCACATCTGTCTACAACCTGATTACTTTCCTCAAATTCAGCCTTAAAGACCTGGGCCTGCCTGACGGTACTGTAATTGACTCTGCCAGTTTACAAGGCAGTATTTATTTTTCACAGGCAGGCACCGGCCATATGTGGCATGTGCTGCCGGTAGCCAACAATACCTGGACGGAAACGACTGTTACCTGGAACAACAAACCAGGCATTGGCCCTGATACACTAAGCGTAGTGGCCAAACCAACCACGGCGATTGCCGATAGTACGCCCTATACCGCTGTCTGGAACGGCCTCGGTGCAAGGGTACAATCTTCACTAGCCAGCGACTCACTGGTGTCGTTTGCCGTGTATACCCGGCTGAATACCGCCGCCAATACTTCCATGTATTCCCGGGAATGGACAAATCCCATGCAGCGGCCGCAACTCACCATCTACTACCACCAGGGAACGATTACTCCGCCAGTAGTACGGCAGGTAGAAACAAGGAAGCATAACCTTAACGTGATTTATTTCCTGCCTACTGACGTGGATACCGTGGCAAGCTACCGTCAACGCCTAAACGGTATACTGTTGCAAACGCAGGACTTCTATCGCAAATGGATGAACTACTACGGCTATACGAACGAAACTTTCGGACTGCGTAAAGACAGCGACGGCATGGCGAAGATCACCATCCTGCGTGGGTTGTACGATAAAACAAATTATCCGTATGATGGCGGTGGCACCAAAATCATCCCGGAAGTAAACGCCTATTTTGCCGCACATCCCGAAGAAAAAAGCAGTACGCATACGTTGGTCATCTTACCGGAAGATGGTTATAATCCATTCTATGGATTGGGGAATGGCTGGTGCTTTGCACTGGATAATCCTAATATTGATACCAGCTATTTCGCTACGGGCGGCACTTCTGCGTATATCGGCGGTTTGGTGCATGAGCTGGGACATGGACTGAACTTACCACACGATAAAGAGAAAGTTTCTGAAAAGGCAGATCCGACAAAAGGTACGGCACTCATGGGCAGTGGGAACCAGACCTACGGCCGTGCGGCCACTTTCCTGACTGCCGGCGAATGCGCGATACTGCATACCTGCGAGGTATTCCGTACAGAAGATGCTATCTCCGATCTCTATGGCGGCGGCACCGCATCTTTTGTCAACTTCCATTCGGATTACAGTAATGGCAATATTAATCTCTCCGGAAAATTCACTACAACAAAAACTGTTAGTTCCATTGTGGTATACAATGATCAGGATGATGATGGCGCCAACTATGATCAGCTGGCATGGGTAGCCAGTAAGGTGGGCACAGACAGCTTTAATGTATCTATGCCGGTGGCTGAATTCTGGAAGAAATACAGCACCTATACCTTGCGTATAAAATTTGTGTTTACCAATGGTTCTACCAAAGATATCACCTATGCGTACAGGTTTGAGAATAATATACCGGTGATAGATATCAACTTCGGCCCGGGCAACAGACCTGCAGGTATCAGTCCGGTGGCAGATACGTATATCCGTAACGGTGGTACTGCTGATACGAATTATGGTAATGATTCTTCTTTGTCTGTGAAACCTGATCCCAATGTAGGTTACAAGCGGGAAACCTTCCTGAAATTCAGGCTGGCGGATTATAGCGGCAATCTCTCCAATGTAGATACCGTACGGTTAAGCATGAAGGTGCGTGGTGTAAATACCAATGGCGGACAAACCAGTCTGGTAGCCAAATGGGCCGCAAAATCAAACTGGGATAATACGGATGCCAACAGTCTTACCTGGAATAAATGGGTGGCTGATTCCTCGCATATTGATTCACTGAACGCCGGATTTTATTATGGTGGTAGCTGGATGACCTGGAACCTGAGTAAAGACTCGCTGCTGAGTCATATACGCCATGGTGATTCTTTACTGGTGGTACATATTTATGGCAATTTCAAAGGATCTGATGCAAGTACTTCTGATATTACCTTCTATTCCAATGAATCGGCAAATCTGAGCGACAGGCCGGTGTTATCGCTGATCGAAGGAAGTAGTGCGCTGCAATCTGCTGCCAGCAGTACTTTAATGGCACAGCAACCGGTGATGGCTACCAATAAAGATATGCGTACGGGTGTACTGCAGGTATATCCTAACCCTGTGGCATCTACGTTATATATCAATGCGGGCATCAGCGGCAGCGCTGTGTTGACGAATGCAAATGGTGTATATCTGCGCAGGGTAATGATTAACAAAGGCAGAAACAGTAACGTTGCTGTGGGAGATTTACCGGCAGGTATTTATTATCTGCAAATGGAGAAAGGTGCCTATGCGCCGGTGAAGTTTGTGATCGCTAAATAA
- a CDS encoding murein L,D-transpeptidase catalytic domain family protein: MKLNKKQVLKPLVFAFTVSVFAFLITTFSSIDKSKANNVTNKPIIDSSEAIESTKSVSLYDELQLSAAGLSKEAYEKAMQGFEKLQREGKIKNDKVISIIDFSLPSSQKRLFVIDLQNKLLLFNTLVSHGRNSGTLSANAFSNQPNSFKSSLGFFLTGETYMGEHGLSLRLQGEEAGINDNAMARGIVMHSAAYVNEALVKVQGYIGRSLGCPAIPENVHRKVIDRIRNGSVLFLYSPDKTYSMRTKMLSKDSTAS; this comes from the coding sequence GTGAAATTGAACAAGAAGCAGGTGCTGAAACCGTTAGTTTTTGCATTTACAGTAAGTGTTTTTGCATTCCTTATTACCACCTTTAGCAGTATAGACAAATCCAAAGCCAACAACGTTACAAACAAGCCAATCATTGATTCCTCCGAAGCAATTGAATCTACAAAATCTGTTAGTTTATATGATGAACTACAATTAAGTGCAGCAGGACTTTCCAAAGAGGCTTACGAAAAAGCGATGCAGGGATTTGAAAAATTACAACGTGAAGGAAAGATTAAAAACGACAAAGTAATTTCAATTATTGATTTCTCTTTACCCTCCAGTCAGAAGCGTTTATTTGTTATTGATCTTCAAAACAAACTTTTACTCTTCAACACATTGGTATCTCACGGCAGAAACTCTGGTACTTTAAGTGCCAATGCGTTCTCCAACCAGCCTAACAGCTTTAAAAGCAGTCTGGGCTTCTTTTTAACAGGAGAAACCTACATGGGAGAACACGGGTTATCGCTTCGCCTTCAGGGTGAAGAAGCTGGTATTAACGATAATGCCATGGCCCGCGGTATCGTGATGCACAGTGCTGCATATGTAAATGAAGCACTCGTGAAAGTACAGGGTTATATCGGCCGCAGCCTCGGTTGTCCCGCTATTCCTGAAAATGTCCATCGTAAAGTGATAGACCGCATCCGTAATGGAAGTGTACTGTTTCTTTACAGCCCGGACAAAACTTATTCCATGCGTACAAAAATGCTGTCTAAAGACAGTACAGCATCTTAA
- a CDS encoding DUF885 family protein, with the protein MKKIPLLLGFLFLAHFSQAEPVADLIQRIEADTDALDRVYIFHDSPEYYNRMQAYYTDALRELNKIPFRTLRVTEQVDYILLQRNLQQALENIKHNNIAYTKIQPLVPFADELMDIQVKRRRGDVPDAAKIAVTLAAVKQTAGNLSAALKNTTTYNAAEYHKASDVVSGLRNGLKNVYDFYYSYDPQFTWRVPEPYRGADSVLKNYQEQLLVQADNADKSLDASGIKGMPIGKEALTAQLRYEMIPYGPEELVAIANKEFEWCDAEMLKVSKEMGFGSDWKKALAKIKENYVAPGNQPALIHRLADEAVKFVEDRHLVTIPALTKETWRMFMLTREQQRFAPFFLGGPSILIAYPTMDMDEESKEMSLRSNNYGFSHATVFHELIPGHNLQGYMNQRYRPYRREFNTPFSVEGWALYWEMLLWDKGFHATPEEKVGALFWRMHRCARIIFSLNYHLGKWTPQQCIDFLVERVGHERFSATSEVRRSFTGGYGPLYQIAYMMGGLQLRALHKEIVDGGKMTELAFHDAFLQEGPIPVEMFRAIITNQQLQPDYTTQWHFADHLLK; encoded by the coding sequence ATGAAAAAAATACCGCTGTTGCTAGGATTCCTGTTCCTTGCCCACTTTAGTCAGGCAGAGCCGGTGGCCGACCTGATCCAACGAATAGAAGCTGATACAGATGCTTTGGACAGAGTTTATATCTTTCATGATAGTCCGGAGTATTACAACCGTATGCAGGCGTATTATACGGATGCATTGCGTGAATTGAATAAGATACCGTTCCGGACATTGCGTGTGACGGAGCAGGTAGATTACATACTGTTGCAGCGTAACCTTCAACAGGCGCTGGAGAATATTAAGCATAACAATATTGCCTATACGAAAATTCAGCCATTGGTACCTTTTGCAGATGAGCTGATGGATATACAGGTAAAGCGCAGGAGAGGTGATGTGCCGGATGCTGCTAAAATTGCCGTCACGCTGGCGGCCGTGAAGCAGACCGCAGGTAACTTATCTGCGGCACTAAAAAATACAACCACTTACAATGCTGCGGAGTATCATAAAGCATCAGATGTGGTGAGTGGTTTACGGAATGGTCTGAAAAACGTATATGATTTCTATTACAGCTACGATCCGCAATTCACATGGCGTGTGCCGGAGCCATACCGTGGCGCGGATTCTGTGTTGAAAAATTACCAGGAGCAGCTGCTGGTGCAGGCGGACAATGCAGATAAGAGTCTGGATGCCTCCGGTATTAAAGGCATGCCTATAGGCAAGGAGGCGCTTACTGCCCAGTTGCGTTATGAAATGATCCCTTATGGCCCCGAAGAGCTGGTGGCCATTGCCAATAAAGAATTTGAATGGTGTGATGCAGAGATGCTGAAAGTATCAAAGGAAATGGGCTTTGGCAGCGACTGGAAGAAGGCGCTGGCAAAGATCAAGGAAAACTATGTAGCACCCGGCAATCAGCCTGCGTTGATACACCGGCTGGCAGATGAGGCCGTAAAATTTGTAGAAGACCGCCACCTGGTAACGATTCCTGCCCTTACCAAAGAAACCTGGCGCATGTTTATGCTTACCCGTGAACAGCAAAGGTTTGCACCGTTTTTCCTGGGAGGGCCGTCTATATTGATAGCCTACCCGACTATGGATATGGACGAAGAGTCCAAGGAAATGAGCCTGCGGAGTAATAACTATGGTTTTTCACATGCCACAGTATTTCATGAACTGATACCCGGACATAACCTGCAGGGCTATATGAACCAGCGGTACAGGCCATACAGAAGGGAATTCAATACGCCTTTTTCTGTAGAGGGCTGGGCGCTTTACTGGGAAATGTTGCTGTGGGACAAAGGCTTTCATGCTACCCCGGAAGAGAAAGTAGGAGCGTTGTTCTGGCGTATGCACCGATGCGCACGTATTATTTTCAGTTTGAACTATCACCTGGGAAAATGGACACCGCAGCAGTGTATCGACTTTTTGGTGGAGCGTGTAGGACATGAAAGATTCAGTGCTACTTCAGAGGTACGCCGTTCCTTTACCGGCGGCTATGGCCCGTTGTACCAGATCGCCTATATGATGGGAGGCCTGCAGCTGCGCGCATTGCATAAAGAAATAGTGGATGGCGGAAAAATGACCGAACTGGCTTTTCACGATGCGTTTCTGCAGGAAGGTCCTATTCCGGTTGAAATGTTCAGGGCCATTATTACCAACCAGCAACTTCAGCCGGATTATACTACACAATGGCATTTCGCAGATCATCTGTTGAAATGA
- a CDS encoding DNA-formamidopyrimidine glycosylase family protein, which yields MPELPDLEVFQHNLEKALLKKKLTDISVPVTKNLKVTVAALKKALVGQSLVKIARSGKELNFYFGKQHVLGMHMMLHGKLYLLKDGEEQKFTIAVLQFSGGVSLALTDYQRAAHITLDPPEKTAPDALSKDFNAKYLEDHLSGKKITIKKYLTDQKNVLGIGNAYADEILYTAKISPFSVAGKIPPAQLNELVKAVQKVLKDAIKKINKSHPGIINGEVRDFMQVHVPKKEKSPGGRPIEHIDKGGRTYFTDEQVLYN from the coding sequence ATGCCTGAATTACCTGATCTGGAAGTATTCCAGCACAACCTTGAAAAAGCGCTGCTGAAGAAAAAGCTGACGGATATATCCGTTCCCGTTACTAAAAACCTGAAGGTGACGGTGGCGGCGTTGAAGAAAGCATTGGTAGGGCAGTCGCTCGTAAAGATTGCCAGGTCAGGTAAGGAGCTGAATTTTTATTTCGGCAAACAGCATGTATTGGGGATGCATATGATGTTACATGGTAAACTGTATTTACTGAAAGACGGGGAAGAACAAAAGTTTACCATTGCGGTATTGCAGTTTTCGGGGGGAGTTTCGCTTGCATTGACGGATTATCAGCGTGCTGCCCACATCACACTGGACCCGCCGGAAAAGACCGCTCCAGATGCACTTTCTAAAGACTTCAATGCAAAATATCTCGAAGATCATCTCTCCGGAAAAAAAATTACTATAAAAAAATACCTGACAGACCAGAAGAACGTATTGGGTATCGGCAATGCCTATGCTGATGAAATACTGTATACTGCGAAGATTTCCCCGTTTTCGGTGGCGGGGAAAATACCACCGGCACAGCTGAATGAATTAGTGAAAGCGGTGCAAAAGGTGCTGAAGGATGCTATTAAGAAGATCAACAAATCGCATCCGGGCATCATTAATGGCGAAGTAAGGGACTTTATGCAGGTACATGTGCCAAAGAAGGAGAAAAGCCCCGGAGGACGCCCTATTGAGCATATAGATAAAGGCGGCCGGACGTATTTCACTGATGAACAGGTACTGTACAATTAA
- a CDS encoding SDR family oxidoreductase has protein sequence MSYALVTGSAKGIGKAIAAKLAAKNYHLLLVDFDGNTLEDTATELAALYHVNVHTLTQDLSAPDAIHEVFRWSYPFHQSLQVVVNNAGYGLNGPFESIPLENQFNIIDVNIRAQVGLSHAFIPVLRQFQKAYLLNVVSTTAYQSVPYLNIYAATKAFALSFTRSLRHELRHSNISVSALSPGSTDTDFVNRAKMGASTRKIADRFNMTAESVASIAVNGLFKGKAEIIPGVTNKLNAWLPKFFPKAFVERIAGNIYEPKPETQPAGVTAKNVLYDAGVK, from the coding sequence ATGTCATACGCACTGGTGACAGGCTCCGCAAAAGGAATAGGCAAGGCCATTGCCGCCAAACTGGCCGCAAAGAATTACCACCTGTTGCTGGTCGATTTCGACGGCAATACGCTGGAAGATACCGCTACCGAACTGGCAGCACTATATCACGTAAACGTACACACGCTTACACAGGATTTATCTGCTCCCGATGCTATCCATGAAGTTTTCCGATGGAGTTATCCTTTCCACCAGTCGCTGCAGGTAGTGGTCAACAACGCCGGATATGGCCTCAATGGCCCGTTTGAAAGCATACCATTGGAAAATCAGTTTAACATCATAGACGTAAATATCCGTGCACAGGTAGGCTTATCACATGCTTTCATCCCGGTGCTGCGGCAGTTTCAAAAGGCTTACCTGCTCAATGTGGTGAGCACTACCGCCTACCAGTCGGTACCCTATCTGAACATATATGCCGCCACCAAAGCGTTTGCGCTTTCCTTTACCAGGAGCCTGCGCCACGAACTGCGGCACAGCAATATATCGGTGAGTGCATTGAGTCCGGGCAGTACAGACACCGATTTTGTCAACCGGGCGAAGATGGGCGCTTCTACCCGCAAAATTGCGGACCGCTTCAATATGACCGCTGAAAGCGTTGCCAGTATTGCCGTTAACGGATTGTTTAAAGGAAAGGCGGAAATCATTCCGGGTGTCACCAATAAGCTAAATGCCTGGCTGCCCAAGTTTTTTCCTAAAGCATTTGTGGAGAGAATCGCGGGTAACATCTATGAGCCAAAGCCCGAAACACAGCCTGCCGGCGTTACCGCAAAGAATGTATTGTATGACGCCGGTGTAAAATAA
- a CDS encoding phytanoyl-CoA dioxygenase family protein: MKTNNQPVFRLEKTVTDEHLAWFQQYGVIQFKNFIDKDTIAVILREIAHVQELLLRNDIQKVNGIPLKFGTDVDGTPLIQRIAFASHYSNILRTLLQDERLQSLTRLLGPYDGRIGENEKDGLVVNHYVNANDSQFKQLGWHTDSPRDLFLGSRILPMLNVGLHLDDCPIENGGLRVLTGTHTQSILKLLFRKKYFVDNNPDKNETGFNIAAGDLTVHDGRLWHRVQQSPQTGESSRRRVMYIPIITGSYQPKHASSPTPFYHKLAQVKQYLYGGRPQWTAAKGKTAPLADINHSLK, translated from the coding sequence ATGAAAACGAACAACCAACCCGTGTTCCGCCTGGAAAAGACGGTTACTGATGAACATCTCGCATGGTTTCAGCAATATGGAGTTATCCAGTTTAAGAACTTCATTGATAAAGATACCATAGCGGTTATCTTACGTGAAATAGCACATGTACAGGAACTCCTGCTCAGAAATGATATTCAAAAAGTAAATGGTATTCCGCTGAAATTCGGCACCGACGTAGATGGAACACCACTGATCCAGCGGATCGCCTTTGCCTCTCATTATAGCAATATCTTACGTACGCTGCTGCAGGACGAACGCCTGCAATCGCTCACCCGCCTGCTGGGCCCCTATGATGGCCGCATCGGCGAAAATGAAAAAGATGGCCTCGTTGTGAATCACTATGTGAATGCCAACGATAGCCAGTTCAAACAACTGGGCTGGCATACAGACAGTCCCCGCGATCTCTTCCTCGGCTCACGCATCCTGCCCATGCTGAATGTAGGCCTTCACCTTGATGACTGCCCCATTGAAAACGGTGGTCTCCGCGTACTAACGGGAACGCATACACAGAGTATTCTCAAATTGCTGTTCAGAAAAAAATACTTCGTAGATAATAATCCGGATAAGAATGAGACAGGTTTTAACATCGCTGCCGGTGACCTGACTGTACACGATGGCCGCCTGTGGCACCGTGTACAGCAGTCGCCGCAGACAGGCGAAAGCAGCAGGAGAAGGGTGATGTACATCCCGATCATTACCGGCAGCTATCAGCCTAAACATGCCTCCAGCCCTACCCCCTTCTATCATAAACTGGCACAGGTAAAGCAATACCTCTATGGTGGCAGGCCACAATGGACAGCGGCCAAAGGCAAGACAGCGCCGCTGGCCGATATCAATCACTCACTTAAATAA